In the genome of Streptomyces sp. NBC_00190, one region contains:
- a CDS encoding DUF2469 domain-containing protein produces the protein MSAEDLEKYETEMELKLYREYRDVVGLFKYVIETERRFYLTNDYEMQVHSVQGEVFFEVSMADAWVWDMYRPARFVKQVRVLTFKDVNIEELNKSDLELPGS, from the coding sequence ATGAGTGCCGAGGACCTCGAAAAGTACGAGACCGAGATGGAGCTGAAGCTCTATCGGGAGTACCGCGACGTCGTCGGGCTGTTCAAGTATGTGATCGAGACCGAACGTCGTTTCTACCTCACCAACGACTACGAGATGCAGGTGCACTCGGTCCAGGGAGAGGTCTTCTTCGAGGTCTCGATGGCCGACGCGTGGGTCTGGGACATGTACCGGCCGGCCCGGTTCGTCAAGCAGGTGCGGGTGCTGACCTTCAAGGACGTGAACATCGAGGAACTCAACAAGAGCGACCTCGAACTGCCGGGCAGCTGA
- a CDS encoding YraN family protein — protein MNAKGVAQQALGRYGEELAARRLTEAGMTVIARNWRCRGGEIDIVARDGDALVVCEVKTRRAGEFEHPMAAVRAGKAERLRALAERWLADHGGPPPGGVRIDLVGVLLPRRGAPVVEHVRGAA, from the coding sequence ATGAACGCGAAGGGCGTGGCACAGCAGGCATTGGGGCGGTACGGCGAGGAACTCGCGGCGCGGCGGCTGACCGAGGCCGGGATGACCGTGATCGCGCGGAACTGGCGGTGCCGAGGCGGGGAGATCGACATCGTCGCCCGGGACGGTGACGCCCTCGTGGTGTGCGAGGTGAAGACCCGCCGGGCGGGGGAGTTCGAGCATCCCATGGCCGCCGTACGAGCGGGCAAGGCCGAGCGCTTACGGGCGCTCGCCGAGCGCTGGCTCGCCGACCACGGCGGACCACCCCCGGGCGGGGTGCGCATCGACCTCGTCGGAGTCCTGCTGCCGCGGCGCGGTGCGCCCGTGGTGGAGCACGTCAGGGGGGCGGCCTGA
- a CDS encoding YifB family Mg chelatase-like AAA ATPase, with product MGFARACSVALVGVDGVVVEVQADLEPGVAAFTLVGLPDKTLVESRDRVRAAVVNSGAAWPQKKLTVGLSPASVPKGGSGFDLAVAAAVLGAAEVVDPGAITDLVLIGELGLDGRVRPVRGILPAVLAAAEAGYRQVVVPQQCAAEATLVPDVSVLGVRSLRQLIAVLTDGAVPEEEPPDPPGRPDPMLAGLVLPGAGLGTGLSSTPGGWEGLDLADVAGQRPARRGLEVAAAGGHHILLSGPPGAGKTLLAERLPGIMPPLTRQESLEVTAVHSVAGILPPGEPLVTVPPYCAPHHSATMQALVGGGSGLPRPGAVSLAHKGVLFLDEAPEFRPQVLDALRQPLESGHIVVARAAGVVRLPARFLMVLAANPCPCGRHTLHGAGCDCAPSSIRRYQARLSGPLLDRVDLRIEVEPVTRSDLLGHGGRGETSATVAGRVVEARARAARRLDGTPWRINSEVPGRELRTRWQLAPGALAQAERDLERGLLTARGLDRVLRVAWTVADLRGRDRPEALDVAVALELRTGIARGATLAAGAEP from the coding sequence ATGGGGTTCGCCCGAGCCTGTTCGGTGGCCCTGGTGGGAGTCGACGGCGTGGTGGTGGAGGTCCAGGCGGACCTGGAGCCCGGGGTCGCGGCCTTCACCCTGGTGGGACTGCCCGACAAGACCCTGGTGGAGAGCCGGGACCGGGTGCGCGCCGCCGTGGTCAACTCGGGCGCGGCGTGGCCGCAGAAGAAGCTCACCGTCGGGCTCAGCCCGGCTTCCGTACCGAAGGGCGGATCGGGCTTCGACCTCGCGGTGGCCGCCGCGGTCCTGGGCGCCGCCGAGGTGGTGGACCCGGGTGCGATCACCGACCTCGTGCTCATCGGGGAGCTGGGCCTGGACGGCCGGGTGCGGCCGGTGCGGGGCATCCTGCCGGCGGTGCTCGCGGCGGCCGAGGCCGGCTACCGGCAGGTAGTGGTGCCGCAGCAGTGCGCCGCCGAGGCCACGCTCGTGCCGGACGTCTCGGTGCTCGGGGTGCGCAGCCTGCGCCAGCTCATCGCCGTACTGACCGACGGGGCGGTCCCCGAGGAAGAACCGCCGGACCCGCCGGGCCGCCCCGATCCGATGCTGGCAGGCCTGGTCCTCCCGGGCGCGGGCCTGGGGACGGGCCTGTCGAGTACGCCCGGCGGCTGGGAAGGACTGGACCTCGCCGACGTCGCGGGCCAGCGCCCCGCCCGGCGGGGGCTGGAGGTCGCCGCGGCCGGGGGCCACCACATCCTGCTGAGCGGTCCGCCCGGGGCGGGCAAGACGCTGCTGGCCGAGCGGCTGCCGGGCATCATGCCCCCGCTCACCCGACAGGAGTCCCTGGAGGTCACGGCCGTCCACTCGGTCGCCGGGATCCTCCCACCGGGCGAGCCGCTGGTGACCGTCCCGCCCTACTGCGCCCCGCACCACTCGGCGACGATGCAGGCCCTGGTCGGGGGCGGCAGCGGGCTGCCGAGACCCGGAGCGGTGTCACTGGCCCACAAAGGGGTGCTCTTCCTCGACGAGGCGCCCGAGTTCCGCCCCCAGGTGCTGGACGCGCTGAGACAGCCCCTCGAATCGGGGCACATCGTGGTGGCCCGGGCGGCCGGGGTGGTGCGCTTGCCCGCCCGGTTCCTGATGGTGCTCGCCGCCAATCCCTGTCCGTGCGGGCGGCACACCCTGCACGGGGCGGGATGCGACTGCGCGCCCTCGTCGATCAGGCGGTACCAGGCGCGGCTGTCCGGGCCCCTTTTGGACCGGGTCGACCTGCGCATCGAGGTCGAACCCGTCACCCGGTCCGACCTGCTCGGCCACGGCGGGCGGGGCGAGACCAGCGCCACCGTGGCCGGGCGGGTCGTCGAGGCCCGGGCGCGGGCGGCCCGCCGTCTCGACGGCACCCCCTGGCGGATCAACAGCGAGGTCCCGGGGCGGGAGCTGCGCACACGCTGGCAGCTCGCCCCGGGGGCGCTGGCACAGGCCGAGCGGGATCTGGAGCGCGGGCTGCTCACCGCGCGGGGGCTGGACCGGGTCCTCAGGGTCGCCTGGACCGTTGCCGACCTGCGGGGGCGGGACCGGCCCGAGGCACTGGACGTGGCCGTCGCCCTGGAACTGCGGACCGGAATCGCCCGCGGGGCAACCCTGGCGGCGGGGGCCGAGCCATGA
- the dprA gene encoding DNA-processing protein DprA — MTGAGAGDDEGERLARAALTRVLEPGEERGGRWLREYGAVGLMRMLTAPGAEAGAPAGVGAERLAGYRRRAALADPRRDLELAAESGGRFVCPGSAEWPTQLDDLGDARPVGLWLRGRPNLRTWALRSVAVVGARACTPYGAHMAQTLAAGLAERGWVVVSGAAYGIDAAAHRGALASGGATAAVLACGVDVAYPRGHAGLLGRIAGQGLVLGELPPGSHPTPSRFVLRNRVIAALTRGTVVVEAAHRSGSLVTARRAQRLGRFTIGVPGPATSGLSAGVHELLRGEAVLVTDAAEVVELVGSIGELAPERRGPVLARDLLDPDTARVLEALPAGRPVHAEEVARASGNGADEVIGRLYELHSLGFVERQGDGWQLSRRTPEGGTQTGTVRRGGR; from the coding sequence ATGACCGGGGCCGGGGCCGGGGACGACGAGGGCGAACGGTTGGCGAGGGCGGCGCTGACGCGGGTGCTGGAGCCCGGGGAGGAGCGGGGCGGGAGGTGGCTCCGGGAGTACGGGGCGGTCGGGCTGATGCGGATGCTGACCGCGCCCGGGGCGGAGGCGGGCGCTCCCGCGGGGGTGGGGGCCGAGCGGCTCGCCGGCTACCGCAGACGGGCGGCGCTGGCCGATCCCCGGCGGGACCTGGAGCTGGCCGCCGAGTCGGGGGGCCGGTTCGTGTGCCCCGGCTCGGCGGAGTGGCCGACCCAGCTCGACGACCTCGGTGACGCACGGCCCGTCGGGCTGTGGCTGCGGGGCCGGCCGAACCTGCGGACCTGGGCGCTGCGCTCGGTCGCCGTGGTCGGGGCCCGGGCCTGCACCCCGTACGGCGCACACATGGCCCAGACCCTGGCCGCCGGACTCGCGGAGCGCGGCTGGGTCGTGGTCTCGGGGGCCGCGTACGGGATCGACGCCGCAGCCCACCGTGGGGCCCTCGCCTCGGGCGGCGCCACGGCCGCGGTGCTGGCCTGCGGGGTGGACGTCGCCTATCCCCGTGGACACGCCGGGCTCCTCGGCCGGATCGCCGGCCAGGGCCTGGTCCTGGGGGAGCTGCCGCCCGGTAGCCATCCGACCCCCAGCCGGTTCGTCCTGCGCAACCGGGTCATCGCCGCCCTCACCCGGGGCACGGTGGTGGTGGAGGCCGCCCACCGCAGCGGGTCCCTCGTCACCGCCCGGCGCGCCCAGCGGCTCGGCAGGTTCACGATAGGCGTCCCCGGGCCCGCCACCAGCGGCCTCTCGGCCGGGGTGCACGAACTGCTGCGGGGCGAGGCCGTGCTGGTCACCGACGCGGCGGAGGTGGTGGAACTCGTCGGCTCCATCGGGGAACTGGCCCCTGAGCGGCGCGGCCCCGTGCTCGCCAGGGATCTGCTGGACCCGGACACGGCCCGCGTGCTCGAAGCGCTCCCGGCCGGCCGCCCGGTCCACGCGGAGGAAGTGGCACGTGCCTCCGGCAACGGCGCAGATGAAGTCATCGGCAGACTGTACGAACTTCACTCTCTGGGGTTCGTCGAACGGCAGGGCGACGGCTGGCAGTTGAGTCGACGAACACCTGAAGGAGGCACACAAACCGGAACCGTCCGGCGAGGCGGTCGTTGA
- the whiG gene encoding RNA polymerase sigma factor WhiG translates to MPQHTSGSDRAALPPAARGSVRSTAPSSLEVLWRSYKESGDERLREQLILHYSPLVKYVAGRVSVGLPPNVEQADFVSSGVFGLIDAIEKFDIDRSIKFETYAITRIRGAMIDELRALDWIPRSVRQKARAVERAYATLEAQLRRTPTETEVAAEMGIGVEDLHTVFSQLSLANVVALEELLHVGGEGGDRLSLMDTLEDTAADNPVAVAEDRELRRLLARAINTLPEREKTVVTLYYYEGLTLAEIGNVLGVTESRVSQIHTKSVLQLRAKLADVGR, encoded by the coding sequence ATGCCCCAGCACACCTCAGGGTCCGACCGCGCTGCGCTGCCCCCCGCTGCCCGTGGCAGCGTGCGGTCCACCGCGCCCTCGTCCCTGGAGGTGCTCTGGCGCTCGTACAAGGAGTCCGGTGACGAGCGGCTGCGGGAGCAGCTGATCCTGCACTACTCGCCGCTGGTCAAGTACGTTGCGGGCCGCGTCAGCGTGGGCCTGCCGCCCAATGTGGAACAGGCCGACTTCGTCTCCTCCGGGGTCTTCGGACTGATCGACGCCATCGAGAAGTTCGACATCGACCGGTCGATCAAGTTCGAGACGTACGCCATCACCCGGATCCGCGGCGCGATGATCGACGAACTGCGGGCGCTGGACTGGATTCCGCGCTCGGTCCGGCAGAAGGCCCGGGCCGTGGAGCGGGCCTACGCCACGCTGGAGGCCCAGCTGCGGCGCACCCCGACGGAGACCGAGGTCGCCGCGGAGATGGGGATCGGGGTCGAGGATCTCCACACGGTCTTCAGCCAGTTGTCCCTGGCCAACGTGGTCGCCCTGGAGGAGTTGCTGCACGTCGGCGGGGAGGGGGGCGACCGCCTCTCGCTGATGGACACCCTGGAGGACACCGCCGCCGACAACCCGGTGGCGGTGGCGGAGGACCGGGAGTTGCGGCGCCTGCTGGCGCGGGCCATCAACACCCTGCCCGAGCGGGAGAAGACGGTGGTCACCCTCTACTACTACGAGGGGCTCACGCTGGCCGAGATCGGCAACGTACTGGGCGTCACCGAGAGCCGGGTCAGCCAGATCCACACCAAGTCGGTGCTGCAACTGCGGGCGAAGCTCGCGGATGTGGGGCGGTGA
- a CDS encoding TetR/AcrR family transcriptional regulator, which translates to MAEHRSMQRGALLDAARSLLSEGGTEALTFPALAERTGLARSSVYEYFRSRAAVVEELCAVDFPVWAAEIEAAMEQVQSPEAKIEAYVRSQLGLVGDRRHRAVVAISASELDAGAREKIRAAHGGLVAMIVEALSSSGQAEPRLAAMLLQGVVDAAVRRIELGAAEDPDVVTETAVAMALRGVRG; encoded by the coding sequence GTGGCCGAGCACCGGTCGATGCAGCGCGGCGCCCTCTTGGACGCCGCACGCTCCCTGCTGTCCGAAGGCGGGACGGAGGCACTGACCTTCCCCGCCCTCGCGGAGCGGACCGGCCTCGCCCGGTCCTCCGTGTACGAGTACTTCCGCTCCCGAGCCGCTGTGGTCGAAGAGCTGTGCGCGGTGGACTTCCCCGTCTGGGCCGCCGAGATCGAGGCCGCGATGGAGCAGGTCCAGTCGCCCGAGGCCAAGATCGAGGCCTATGTGCGGAGCCAGCTGGGGCTGGTCGGCGACCGGCGGCACCGCGCGGTCGTGGCGATCTCCGCGAGCGAGCTGGACGCCGGGGCGCGGGAGAAGATCCGCGCGGCCCACGGGGGTCTGGTGGCGATGATCGTCGAGGCGCTGAGCTCTTCGGGGCAGGCGGAGCCGAGGCTGGCCGCGATGCTGCTGCAAGGGGTCGTGGATGCCGCCGTCCGGAGGATCGAGCTCGGGGCCGCCGAGGATCCGGACGTCGTGACGGAGACGGCCGTCGCCATGGCCCTGCGGGGCGTGCGGGGCTGA
- a CDS encoding M23 family metallopeptidase, whose amino-acid sequence MTTLLLSLLLTLVQAAVPGVRPLPAPLSVARWWDPPPTPYAAGHRGVDLSAPVGAELRAVAAGRVHHAGPVAGRGVLSIALPNGLRTTYEPVRPLVSEGEQVMAGQVVAILTEGSHCPVPCLHWGLLAGEAYLNPLTLLPRPTPRLLPDPGGR is encoded by the coding sequence ATGACGACACTGCTGCTCAGCCTGCTGCTGACCCTGGTCCAGGCGGCCGTCCCCGGGGTCCGGCCACTGCCCGCGCCGCTCTCGGTGGCCCGCTGGTGGGACCCGCCCCCGACCCCGTACGCCGCCGGCCACCGCGGGGTGGACCTGTCCGCGCCGGTGGGCGCCGAGCTCCGCGCGGTCGCCGCCGGCCGGGTCCACCACGCGGGCCCGGTCGCCGGCCGCGGGGTCCTCTCGATCGCCCTGCCGAACGGACTGCGCACGACGTACGAGCCGGTCCGCCCGCTGGTCTCGGAGGGCGAGCAGGTTATGGCGGGCCAGGTGGTGGCGATCCTGACGGAGGGCTCCCACTGTCCGGTCCCGTGCCTGCACTGGGGCCTGCTGGCGGGCGAGGCGTACCTGAACCCGCTCACCCTGCTCCCCCGCCCGACGCCCCGCCTGCTACCGGACCCCGGCGGGAGGTGA
- the rpsB gene encoding 30S ribosomal protein S2, whose amino-acid sequence MAVVTMRELLESGVHFGHQTRRWNPKMKRFIFTERNGIYIIDLLQSLSYIDRAYEFVKETVAHGGSIMFVGTKKQAQEAIAEQATRVGMPYVNQRWLGGMLTNFSTVYKRLQRLKELEAIDFEDVAASGLTKKELLVLSREKTKLEKTLGGIREMSKVPSAVWIVDTKKEHIAVGEARKLHIPVVAILDTNCDPDEVDYKIPGNDDAIRSVTLLTRVIADAVAEGLIARSGAATGDSKPGEKAAAEPLAEWERDLLEGDKKADAAEAAPAEAAAEAPAADAPAAEAPAADAPAAEAPAADAEQA is encoded by the coding sequence ATGGCCGTCGTCACGATGCGGGAGCTGCTGGAAAGCGGCGTCCACTTCGGTCACCAGACCCGCCGTTGGAACCCGAAGATGAAGCGCTTCATCTTCACGGAGCGCAACGGCATCTACATCATCGACCTGCTGCAGTCGCTGTCGTACATCGACCGCGCCTACGAGTTCGTGAAGGAGACCGTCGCGCACGGTGGCTCCATCATGTTCGTCGGTACCAAGAAGCAGGCCCAGGAGGCCATCGCCGAGCAGGCGACGCGCGTTGGTATGCCGTACGTCAACCAGCGGTGGCTGGGTGGCATGCTCACCAACTTCTCCACCGTCTACAAGCGCCTCCAGCGTCTGAAGGAGCTTGAGGCGATCGACTTCGAGGACGTCGCCGCCTCGGGTCTCACCAAGAAGGAGCTCCTGGTCCTCTCCCGCGAGAAGACCAAGCTGGAGAAGACCCTCGGTGGTATCCGCGAGATGTCGAAGGTCCCCAGCGCCGTCTGGATCGTCGACACCAAGAAGGAGCACATCGCCGTCGGTGAGGCGCGCAAGCTCCACATCCCGGTCGTCGCGATCCTCGACACCAACTGTGACCCCGACGAGGTCGACTACAAGATCCCGGGCAACGACGACGCGATCCGCTCCGTCACCCTGCTCACCCGCGTGATCGCCGACGCCGTCGCCGAGGGCCTCATCGCCCGCTCCGGCGCTGCGACCGGCGACTCGAAGCCGGGCGAGAAGGCCGCCGCCGAGCCGCTCGCCGAGTGGGAGCGCGACCTGCTCGAGGGCGACAAGAAGGCCGACGCCGCTGAGGCCGCTCCGGCCGAGGCCGCCGCCGAGGCCCCGGCCGCCGACGCTCCGGCCGCCGAGGCCCCGGCCGCCGACGCCCCGGCTGCCGAGGCCCCGGCCGCCGACGCCGAGCAGGCCTGA
- the tsf gene encoding translation elongation factor Ts: protein MANYTAADVKKLRELTGAGMLDCKNALVEADGDVEKAQEALRIKGQKGVAKREGRSAENGAVVSLIADDNTSGVLVELKCETDFVAKGDKFLAVANQLAAHVAATSPADIEALLASEIEPGKTVTAFVDEANANLGEKIVLDRFAQFSGAYVASYMHRTMPDLPFQIGVLVELDKENAEVARGIAQHIAAFAPQWLSKEDVPAEKVESERRIAEEVTRAEGKPEAALPKIVEGRINGFFKDATLLGQAYALDNKKSVQKVLDEAGVALKRFSRIKVGI from the coding sequence ATGGCGAACTACACCGCCGCTGACGTCAAGAAGCTCCGCGAGCTCACCGGCGCCGGCATGCTGGACTGCAAGAACGCGCTGGTCGAGGCTGACGGCGACGTCGAGAAGGCCCAGGAGGCCCTCCGCATCAAGGGTCAGAAGGGCGTCGCCAAGCGCGAGGGCCGTTCTGCCGAGAACGGTGCCGTCGTCTCCCTGATCGCCGACGACAACACCTCCGGTGTCCTCGTCGAGCTGAAGTGCGAGACGGACTTCGTCGCCAAGGGCGACAAGTTCCTGGCCGTCGCCAACCAGCTGGCCGCGCACGTCGCCGCCACCTCCCCGGCCGACATCGAGGCGCTGCTCGCGTCCGAGATCGAGCCCGGCAAGACCGTCACGGCCTTCGTGGACGAGGCGAACGCCAACCTCGGCGAGAAGATCGTCCTGGACCGCTTCGCGCAGTTCTCCGGCGCCTACGTCGCGTCGTACATGCACCGCACGATGCCCGACCTGCCGTTCCAGATCGGTGTCCTGGTCGAGCTCGACAAGGAGAACGCCGAGGTCGCCCGCGGCATCGCGCAGCACATCGCGGCGTTCGCCCCGCAGTGGCTCTCCAAGGAAGACGTTCCGGCCGAGAAGGTCGAGTCCGAGCGTCGCATCGCCGAAGAGGTCACCCGCGCGGAGGGCAAGCCCGAGGCCGCCCTGCCGAAGATCGTCGAGGGTCGCATCAACGGCTTCTTCAAGGACGCCACCCTGCTGGGCCAGGCGTACGCGCTGGACAACAAGAAGTCCGTCCAGAAGGTCCTGGACGAGGCCGGTGTCGCCCTGAAGCGCTTCAGCCGCATCAAGGTCGGCATCTGA
- the pyrH gene encoding UMP kinase, with product MNQGVDPHTASDDKSDQDKKGRRRFMLKLSGEAFSGGRGLGVDPDVVHAIAREIAAVVRDGAEIAVVIGGGNFFRGAELQQRGMDRARSDYMGMLGTVMNCLALQDFLEKEGIDSRVQTAITMGQVAEPYIPLRAVRHLEKGRVVIFGAGMGMPYFSTDTTAAQRALEIDAEALLMGKNGVDGVYDSDPKKNPDAVKFDALEYGEVLSRDLKVADATAITLCRDNKLPILVFELLAEGNIARAVKGEKIGTLVSDQGTRA from the coding sequence ATGAATCAGGGCGTGGACCCCCACACCGCTTCCGACGACAAGAGCGACCAGGACAAGAAGGGCCGCCGCCGCTTCATGCTGAAGCTGTCGGGCGAAGCCTTCTCCGGTGGCAGAGGACTGGGCGTCGACCCCGACGTCGTCCACGCCATCGCGCGCGAGATCGCCGCGGTGGTCCGTGACGGCGCGGAGATCGCCGTCGTGATCGGCGGCGGAAACTTCTTCCGCGGCGCCGAACTCCAGCAGCGCGGCATGGACCGGGCCCGGTCCGACTACATGGGCATGCTCGGCACGGTCATGAACTGCCTCGCTCTCCAGGACTTCCTGGAGAAGGAGGGCATCGACTCCCGCGTGCAGACCGCCATCACCATGGGCCAGGTCGCGGAGCCGTACATCCCGCTGCGCGCCGTGCGGCACCTGGAGAAGGGCCGCGTCGTCATCTTCGGCGCCGGCATGGGCATGCCGTACTTCTCCACCGACACCACGGCCGCCCAGCGCGCCCTGGAGATCGACGCCGAGGCCCTGCTCATGGGCAAGAACGGTGTCGACGGGGTCTACGACTCCGACCCGAAGAAGAACCCCGACGCGGTGAAGTTCGACGCGCTGGAGTACGGAGAGGTCCTCTCCCGCGACCTCAAGGTCGCGGACGCGACCGCCATCACGCTGTGCCGTGACAACAAGCTGCCGATCCTCGTCTTCGAGCTGCTCGCCGAGGGCAATATCGCGCGCGCCGTCAAGGGTGAGAAGATCGGCACGCTCGTCAGCGACCAGGGAACCCGGGCCTGA
- the frr gene encoding ribosome recycling factor → MTEEILLEAEEKMEKAVVVAKEDFAAIRTGRAHPAMFNKIVAEYYGAITPINQLASFSVPEPRMAIVTPFDKSALRNIEQAIRDSDLGVNPSNDGSIIRVTFPELTQDRRKEYIKVARTKAEDSKISLRAVRRKAKDALDKLVKDKEAGEDEVRRAEKELDDTTAKYVAQVDELLKHKEAELLEV, encoded by the coding sequence GTGACCGAAGAGATCCTCCTCGAGGCCGAGGAGAAGATGGAAAAGGCCGTCGTCGTCGCCAAGGAAGACTTCGCCGCGATTCGCACCGGCCGTGCGCACCCGGCGATGTTCAACAAGATCGTGGCGGAGTACTACGGCGCCATCACGCCCATCAACCAGCTCGCGTCCTTCTCGGTGCCCGAGCCGCGCATGGCGATCGTGACCCCGTTCGACAAGAGCGCCCTGCGCAACATCGAGCAGGCCATCCGCGACTCCGACCTCGGTGTCAACCCGAGCAACGACGGCAGCATCATCCGGGTGACCTTCCCCGAGCTGACGCAGGACCGCCGCAAGGAGTACATCAAGGTCGCGCGCACCAAGGCCGAAGACTCCAAGATCTCCCTGCGCGCCGTCCGCCGCAAGGCGAAGGACGCCCTTGACAAGCTGGTCAAGGACAAGGAGGCCGGCGAGGACGAGGTGCGCCGCGCCGAGAAGGAGCTCGACGACACCACCGCGAAGTACGTCGCGCAGGTGGACGAGCTGCTCAAGCACAAGGAAGCCGAGCTGCTCGAAGTCTGA
- a CDS encoding phosphatidate cytidylyltransferase, producing the protein MNDSSWQPEPVPAGPAYDAQVGPHTRPMPIVPDAAGRDFDDREARDRGAVPDGGLLFRAETPPQEPMPSPPPPQPQDASPPPPKKRAGRDLRAAIGVGVGLGAVIFASLLIVKAVFVGVIVVAVVVGLWELTSRLQEKKGIKAPLVPLAVGGAAMVIAGYVRGAEGAWVAMALTVLAVLVWRMTEPPEDYLKDVTAGAFAAFYVPFLATFVAMLLTADDGPQRVITFLLLTVVSDTGAYAVGWRFGKTKLAPRISPGKTREGLFGAVAFAMAAGALCMEFLIDGGSWWQGLLLGLAVAVSATLGDLGESMIKRDLGIKDMGTLLPGHGGIMDRLDSLLPTAPVVWLLLAAFVGTG; encoded by the coding sequence ATGAACGACTCTTCCTGGCAGCCGGAGCCAGTTCCGGCGGGTCCCGCATACGATGCGCAGGTGGGCCCGCACACTCGGCCCATGCCCATCGTGCCCGATGCCGCCGGCCGTGACTTCGACGACCGGGAAGCACGCGATCGGGGGGCCGTCCCGGACGGCGGCCTCCTCTTCCGCGCCGAGACGCCGCCGCAGGAGCCCATGCCCAGCCCCCCGCCCCCGCAGCCGCAGGACGCCTCGCCACCGCCGCCGAAGAAGCGCGCGGGACGGGACCTGCGTGCCGCCATAGGGGTCGGCGTCGGCCTCGGCGCCGTCATCTTCGCCTCGCTGCTGATCGTCAAGGCGGTCTTCGTCGGCGTCATCGTCGTGGCGGTCGTCGTGGGCCTGTGGGAGCTCACCTCCCGCCTGCAGGAGAAGAAGGGCATCAAGGCCCCGCTGGTCCCGCTCGCCGTCGGCGGCGCGGCCATGGTCATCGCCGGATACGTCCGCGGTGCCGAGGGCGCCTGGGTGGCCATGGCCCTGACCGTGCTGGCGGTCCTGGTCTGGCGGATGACCGAGCCGCCCGAGGACTACCTCAAGGACGTCACGGCGGGTGCCTTCGCGGCGTTCTACGTGCCCTTCCTGGCCACCTTCGTCGCGATGCTGCTCACCGCTGACGACGGGCCGCAGCGGGTGATCACCTTCCTGCTCCTGACGGTGGTCAGCGACACCGGGGCCTACGCGGTCGGCTGGCGCTTCGGCAAGACCAAGCTCGCGCCGCGCATCAGCCCCGGAAAGACCCGCGAGGGCCTGTTCGGCGCGGTGGCCTTCGCGATGGCCGCCGGCGCGCTGTGCATGGAGTTCCTGATCGACGGCGGCTCCTGGTGGCAGGGCCTGCTCCTGGGCCTGGCGGTCGCCGTCAGCGCCACGCTGGGCGACCTCGGCGAGTCGATGATCAAGCGGGACCTGGGCATCAAGGACATGGGCACCCTGCTGCCGGGACACGGCGGCATCATGGACCGGCTCGACTCGCTGCTGCCGACCGCCCCGGTGGTGTGGCTGCTCCTGGCCGCGTTCGTCGGTACGGGCTGA